In Halovivax gelatinilyticus, the following are encoded in one genomic region:
- a CDS encoding ABC transporter permease: MSPGPDRTDGDGEPRSVDVPSVTDGVRRARWSGLVRLALARFRGQLTGATPGRSVAIVLAVSLTIALLLVVTGLALALVDDGTASQHDATVQIEPDDERTFASIDAVERPRLANASAQSSSIRSEPGVEYATPVLSETVAATGSLPEQTEGTVDVTEIEYHRILAVGIEPDERAETVAGLPVDELAPSGDSGGNDTDGATDEGDSSEPMDGDPTGIVLSESAADRLDVAAGDDVYVSRDGDLLALSVLAVEPGDGTGETPVALVRLDALQLFAGADEHDLADRVLVWGDEDDAVAASEAAYPDASVRTTGSTHPRALFGDGLALATSLIALVVGVVICGLFVATTAGMAVAEDRRQIATLVAVGVPVRSCLLVVTIATLATVLVGALVGLALGTAAIFAADGLAAIGLTTESSLVAFHPLVLPYGLVVALFAGVLAISYPLAITARTDVLSEVNR, translated from the coding sequence GTGTCACCGGGTCCCGACCGAACGGACGGCGACGGCGAACCGCGATCGGTCGACGTGCCGTCGGTGACCGACGGCGTTCGTCGCGCCCGCTGGAGCGGGCTCGTCCGACTGGCGCTCGCGCGATTTCGCGGGCAGCTCACCGGCGCCACCCCGGGTCGGTCGGTGGCGATCGTCCTCGCCGTCTCGCTGACAATCGCGCTGTTGCTCGTCGTGACCGGACTGGCGCTGGCGCTCGTCGACGACGGAACGGCGAGCCAGCACGACGCGACCGTCCAGATCGAGCCCGACGACGAGCGGACGTTCGCGTCGATCGACGCCGTCGAACGACCACGGCTCGCGAACGCCAGCGCTCAATCAAGTTCCATCCGGTCTGAACCAGGTGTCGAATACGCCACACCGGTGCTCTCCGAGACGGTCGCAGCGACGGGATCGCTCCCCGAGCAGACCGAGGGGACCGTCGACGTGACCGAAATCGAATACCACCGAATACTGGCCGTCGGAATCGAACCGGACGAGCGTGCGGAGACGGTGGCCGGGCTCCCGGTCGACGAACTCGCGCCGAGCGGAGATTCTGGCGGGAACGACACTGACGGCGCCACTGACGAGGGCGACAGTAGTGAACCGATGGACGGTGATCCGACCGGAATCGTACTCTCGGAGAGCGCTGCCGACCGGCTCGACGTCGCCGCCGGAGACGACGTCTACGTCTCACGCGACGGAGACCTACTCGCCCTCTCCGTGCTGGCGGTCGAACCGGGAGACGGAACGGGAGAGACGCCGGTCGCGCTCGTCCGGCTCGACGCCTTACAACTGTTCGCCGGCGCCGACGAACACGACCTGGCAGACCGGGTACTGGTGTGGGGCGACGAGGACGATGCCGTCGCCGCGTCAGAAGCGGCGTATCCGGACGCGTCGGTGCGGACGACCGGGTCGACTCACCCGCGGGCACTGTTCGGCGACGGCCTAGCGCTGGCGACGAGCCTGATCGCGCTGGTCGTCGGCGTGGTGATCTGCGGGTTGTTCGTCGCGACGACGGCTGGGATGGCCGTCGCTGAAGATCGACGCCAGATCGCGACGCTCGTGGCCGTGGGCGTTCCGGTTCGAAGCTGTTTGCTCGTCGTGACGATCGCGACGCTGGCGACGGTCCTCGTCGGGGCGCTCGTCGGACTCGCCCTCGGAACCGCCGCGATATTCGCGGCGGACGGGCTGGCCGCGATCGGACTCACCACCGAGTCATCGCTCGTCGCGTTTCACCCGCTCGTGCTCCCCTACGGGCTCGTCGTCGCCCTGTTCGCCGGTGTACTTGCGATTTCGTATCCGCTCGCGATTACCGCGCGGACCGACGTGCTCTCGGAGGTGAATCGATGA
- a CDS encoding ABC transporter permease encodes MSRLKPTRLFAVIGLATAQLRRSPGRTIFAVLAVALAVLSVTLFISLGIGVVEVGQESVQGTDRDVWISADPVDSSPGGTENGIVESHTVAADVHQHEDVRRAAPVAIHSTYVGTNPEELESVTTVGLPQTHGGFEFDEGEGFDADEDVVAELASPERDVSDPGAPSPTDDVEPTDVVIDPDLASALGVSVGETMYVAPSPNEDAARAYTVVGTADRYSQFVGEPTVVMRLHELQYLAGSRGADRASFITLDLESGADPEAVRDDVAADYPEYTVQTADEQFWSMLEDHALVVVSGAALVVLAIVGGIVLTANLFVLVAYQQREQLAALSAVGLSRPLLAGIVGFQGLVIALLGGLVAIAATGPIVHRLNSLAYAAVGFDGLLQTPLAVYAAGALVAVGVGTITALVAGWSASRYASVARMQA; translated from the coding sequence ATGAGCCGCCTGAAACCGACGCGGCTGTTCGCGGTGATCGGTCTGGCGACGGCCCAGCTTCGTCGCTCGCCGGGTCGGACGATCTTCGCCGTCCTGGCCGTCGCTCTCGCCGTCCTCTCTGTGACGCTGTTCATCAGTCTGGGCATTGGCGTCGTCGAGGTCGGCCAGGAGAGTGTCCAGGGGACCGACCGCGACGTGTGGATAAGCGCAGATCCCGTCGATTCCTCGCCCGGTGGAACGGAAAACGGAATCGTCGAGTCTCACACCGTCGCGGCCGACGTCCACCAGCACGAGGACGTTCGCCGGGCCGCACCGGTCGCGATCCACAGCACCTACGTCGGCACGAACCCGGAGGAACTCGAGTCGGTGACCACCGTCGGTCTCCCGCAGACGCACGGCGGTTTCGAGTTCGACGAGGGTGAGGGATTCGACGCCGACGAGGACGTCGTCGCCGAGTTAGCCAGCCCCGAACGCGACGTCTCGGATCCGGGGGCGCCATCGCCGACCGACGACGTCGAGCCGACCGACGTGGTCATCGACCCCGATCTGGCCTCGGCGCTCGGCGTCTCCGTCGGCGAGACGATGTACGTCGCACCGAGCCCGAACGAGGACGCCGCTCGCGCTTACACCGTGGTCGGGACGGCCGATCGGTACTCGCAGTTCGTCGGCGAGCCGACCGTGGTGATGCGATTACACGAACTCCAGTATCTGGCCGGCAGTCGAGGGGCCGATCGCGCGTCGTTCATCACCCTCGACCTCGAATCCGGCGCGGACCCTGAGGCCGTGCGCGACGACGTCGCCGCGGACTACCCCGAGTACACCGTCCAGACGGCGGACGAGCAGTTCTGGTCGATGCTCGAAGATCACGCGCTCGTCGTCGTCAGCGGCGCCGCGCTCGTGGTGCTCGCGATCGTCGGCGGGATCGTCCTCACGGCGAACCTGTTCGTTCTCGTCGCCTACCAGCAGCGCGAGCAGCTCGCGGCGCTCAGCGCGGTCGGTCTCTCCAGGCCGCTGCTCGCCGGAATCGTCGGGTTTCAGGGGCTGGTGATCGCGCTGCTCGGCGGACTCGTCGCGATCGCCGCGACGGGGCCGATCGTCCACCGGTTGAACTCCCTCGCGTACGCAGCGGTCGGCTTCGACGGCCTGTTGCAAACCCCGCTTGCCGTCTACGCCGCAGGTGCGCTCGTCGCCGTCGGCGTCGGGACGATCACCGCTCTCGTTGCCGGCTGGTCGGCCAGTCGGTACGCCAGCGTCGCCCGGATGCAGGCCTGA
- a CDS encoding alanyl-tRNA editing protein, with the protein MTELRYLPDADDVTSFTARVTEATESSIVLDGTYFYPEGGGQPADRGELVWDGGRAAVTDVRKDHGDVRHEIDSLEGTLPDEGDEIDGRIDAERRDQLRRMHTAQHVVSRVVLDEYGGSTAGNQIHPERSRIDFEPVSFDDDDLEYVETKANEVIERDLPVTKADRPRADVEREVDDGRSLLELIPDHVDPLRVVAIDDWDMCPCGGTHVDRLGDVGPIRITDRTSKGADIDRIEFELRDD; encoded by the coding sequence ATGACCGAGCTTCGATACTTACCCGACGCGGACGACGTGACGTCGTTTACCGCCCGCGTAACCGAGGCGACCGAATCGTCGATCGTCCTCGACGGGACGTACTTCTACCCCGAAGGCGGCGGTCAACCCGCCGATCGCGGGGAACTCGTCTGGGACGGGGGCCGAGCCGCCGTCACCGACGTCCGGAAGGATCACGGCGACGTCAGACACGAGATCGATTCGCTGGAGGGAACGCTTCCCGACGAAGGGGATGAAATCGACGGTCGAATCGACGCCGAGCGACGTGACCAGTTGAGACGGATGCACACCGCCCAGCACGTCGTCTCGCGGGTCGTTCTGGACGAGTACGGTGGATCGACCGCCGGAAACCAGATCCACCCGGAACGCTCGCGGATCGATTTCGAGCCGGTGAGCTTCGACGATGACGACCTAGAGTACGTCGAGACGAAGGCGAACGAGGTGATCGAACGCGACCTTCCCGTGACCAAAGCCGACCGACCCCGAGCGGACGTCGAACGGGAGGTCGACGACGGACGGTCGCTCCTCGAATTGATCCCCGATCACGTCGATCCGCTCCGCGTCGTCGCGATCGACGACTGGGACATGTGCCCCTGCGGCGGAACCCACGTCGACCGACTCGGCGACGTCGGTCCGATTCGGATCACCGACCGCACGTCGAAGGGAGCCGACATCGATCGGATCGAATTCGAGTTACGCGACGACTAA
- a CDS encoding HalOD1 output domain-containing protein, giving the protein MDSPHSSRFFDSSDSSPSYRVVTGVAEREGVEPESLEPPLYAVIDPEALDSVIEGAGSDDVTLSFSYAGYAVSVDGDGSVTIDR; this is encoded by the coding sequence ATGGACTCCCCCCACTCGTCGCGATTTTTCGATTCGTCTGACTCATCCCCCAGTTATCGGGTCGTCACTGGGGTCGCCGAGCGCGAGGGCGTCGAACCCGAATCGCTCGAGCCACCGCTGTACGCCGTGATCGACCCGGAAGCCCTCGATTCGGTGATCGAGGGTGCCGGAAGCGACGACGTCACTCTCTCCTTTTCCTACGCCGGCTACGCGGTGTCGGTCGACGGCGACGGCTCGGTGACGATCGACCGGTGA
- the proS gene encoding proline--tRNA ligase produces the protein MSDDAQDLGITESKSHKPGEWYAEVVQKADLADYAPMGGFIVTKPRGYALWEAIQDALDGWFKETGVTNAYFPMFIPESFLEREKDIVEGFDPEVAWVTHGGHTELEERLAVRPTSESIIAPFMADWIRSHRDLPMRLNQWCSVVRWEATETKPFFRTKEFLWQEGHTAHATDEGAWEEVWLRLDQYARALEEVLAVPVLRGQKPDHDKFPGAETTTCVEALMPDGKSVQSATSHHLGQSFAEAFDITFADADENEQTAYTTSWGLSWRALGAMIMTHSDDQGLVLPPTIAPTQVVIVPIWQAETKDDVLEYSSSIAEELEDAGFRVELDDRDERNPGFKFNEHELNGVPLRLEIGPNEVDDAEVTLVHRPDSEQTVADRDGITDAVDAHLDRIFEKLYDAAAENLDENVREADSPEEILGTIGRYGGYVKTPWCGDEACETVIKDEIAAEIVMQPVDDQGGASAGDIVRPDDGATCGVCDEPADEIAYFAKTY, from the coding sequence ATGAGCGACGACGCACAGGACCTCGGGATCACCGAGTCCAAATCTCACAAGCCCGGCGAGTGGTACGCCGAAGTCGTCCAGAAAGCGGACCTGGCGGACTACGCCCCCATGGGCGGGTTCATCGTAACGAAACCCCGCGGGTACGCCCTCTGGGAGGCGATTCAGGACGCACTCGACGGCTGGTTCAAAGAGACCGGCGTCACGAACGCCTACTTCCCGATGTTCATCCCGGAGAGCTTTCTCGAACGCGAGAAGGACATCGTCGAGGGGTTCGATCCGGAGGTGGCGTGGGTTACCCACGGCGGCCACACCGAACTCGAAGAGCGACTCGCCGTTCGGCCGACCAGCGAGTCGATCATCGCGCCGTTTATGGCCGACTGGATCCGCAGCCACCGCGACCTCCCGATGCGGTTGAACCAGTGGTGTTCGGTCGTCCGCTGGGAAGCGACCGAGACCAAGCCGTTCTTCCGAACGAAGGAGTTCCTCTGGCAGGAAGGCCACACCGCCCACGCGACCGACGAGGGCGCCTGGGAGGAAGTCTGGCTCCGACTCGACCAGTACGCCCGTGCGCTCGAGGAGGTGCTCGCCGTGCCCGTCCTTCGCGGGCAGAAGCCCGATCACGATAAGTTCCCGGGCGCGGAGACGACCACCTGCGTCGAAGCGCTGATGCCCGACGGCAAGTCCGTCCAGAGCGCGACCAGCCACCACCTCGGCCAGAGCTTCGCCGAGGCGTTCGACATCACGTTCGCCGACGCGGACGAGAACGAACAGACCGCGTACACGACCTCGTGGGGCCTCTCGTGGCGGGCGCTCGGGGCGATGATCATGACTCACTCCGACGATCAGGGGCTCGTCCTGCCGCCGACGATCGCACCAACGCAGGTCGTCATCGTTCCGATCTGGCAGGCCGAGACGAAAGACGACGTCCTCGAGTACTCGTCTTCCATCGCCGAGGAACTCGAAGACGCCGGGTTCAGGGTCGAACTCGACGACCGCGACGAGCGCAATCCCGGCTTCAAGTTCAACGAACACGAACTCAACGGCGTCCCGCTCCGACTCGAGATCGGTCCGAACGAGGTCGACGACGCGGAGGTCACGCTCGTCCACCGACCCGACAGCGAACAGACCGTCGCCGACCGCGACGGGATCACCGACGCGGTCGACGCCCACCTCGATCGAATCTTCGAGAAACTTTACGACGCGGCCGCCGAGAACTTAGACGAGAACGTTCGCGAAGCCGACTCGCCCGAGGAGATCCTGGGAACGATCGGCCGCTACGGCGGCTACGTGAAGACGCCGTGGTGTGGCGACGAAGCCTGCGAGACGGTGATCAAAGACGAGATCGCCGCCGAGATCGTCATGCAACCGGTCGACGACCAGGGCGGCGCCTCCGCCGGCGACATCGTCCGTCCCGACGACGGGGCCACCTGCGGCGTTTGCGACGAACCGGCCGACGAGATCGCCTACTTCGCGAAGACGTACTGA
- a CDS encoding 8-oxo-dGTP diphosphatase, with product MIEGTLCFVVRADEVLLIEKRRGLGAGWYNGPGGKREDGETHRECVIREVREEVGIDVDTPSLERAGVLTFHLDGEAKIECQVFRTDRFEGEPTASDEARPEWFAVDDVPYDRMWEDDRHWLPGVIEGWTVRGEFYFEGGEPLDEAEFVEYDLEWDVAQSPTRS from the coding sequence ATGATCGAGGGGACGCTCTGTTTCGTCGTTCGCGCTGACGAGGTGCTGTTGATCGAAAAGCGCCGCGGACTGGGCGCCGGCTGGTACAACGGCCCCGGCGGCAAACGCGAGGACGGCGAGACCCACCGCGAGTGCGTGATCCGCGAGGTTCGCGAGGAGGTCGGAATCGACGTCGATACGCCGTCGCTCGAACGGGCCGGCGTGTTGACGTTTCACCTCGACGGCGAGGCGAAGATCGAGTGTCAGGTCTTCCGGACGGATCGATTCGAGGGCGAACCGACGGCCTCCGACGAGGCCCGCCCGGAGTGGTTCGCCGTCGACGACGTCCCGTACGATCGGATGTGGGAGGACGACCGCCACTGGCTCCCGGGCGTCATCGAGGGATGGACCGTTCGCGGAGAGTTCTACTTCGAGGGCGGCGAACCCCTGGACGAGGCGGAGTTCGTCGAGTACGACCTCGAGTGGGACGTCGCGCAGTCTCCGACGCGGTCGTGA
- a CDS encoding CBS domain-containing protein, protein MEDIFVARFMSTDVYTVSPETLVEDAAGAMLERSIGSVVVVDDSNDLRGILTSTDFVQIVAECKPKDQTPVSAYMTEDVTTATAQDTVHDIAALLTENGFHHVPIVDETEGVIGMVSTSDLAAYLTEYEQPTAV, encoded by the coding sequence ATGGAAGACATTTTCGTCGCCCGGTTCATGTCGACTGACGTCTACACCGTCTCACCGGAGACGCTCGTCGAAGACGCCGCGGGAGCGATGCTCGAGCGATCGATCGGATCCGTCGTCGTGGTCGACGACTCGAACGACCTCCGCGGGATCCTCACCTCGACCGACTTCGTCCAGATCGTCGCCGAGTGCAAGCCGAAAGATCAGACTCCCGTCTCGGCGTACATGACCGAAGACGTCACCACGGCGACGGCACAGGACACCGTCCACGATATCGCCGCCCTCCTCACCGAGAACGGCTTCCACCACGTCCCCATCGTGGACGAGACCGAAGGCGTCATCGGCATGGTCTCGACGAGTGATCTGGCGGCGTACCTCACCGAGTACGAGCAACCGACTGCGGTCTAA
- a CDS encoding HAD family hydrolase: MNAIVFDLDGTLLAPSGPYRDIVADAFVETAGTVRDEWLDAYESAFFEAFDALERAPVRRAVGRIDDGPEPDAFARALLEAEIEAFEPAPSARSIIESLACDNLLAVCTNGVGAWQREKLRAHELLDPFDAVITSYEAGAHKPDPRPFRAVEAELGADRYGMIGDADADVDGARNVGWDAIRYDGGEFPPFRSAFGWVQTGR, from the coding sequence GTGAACGCTATCGTGTTCGATCTCGACGGAACGCTTCTCGCGCCGTCAGGCCCCTATCGCGACATCGTCGCCGACGCGTTCGTCGAGACGGCGGGGACCGTCCGAGACGAGTGGCTAGATGCGTACGAATCGGCGTTTTTCGAGGCGTTCGACGCGCTCGAGCGAGCGCCCGTCCGGCGGGCCGTCGGTCGTATCGACGATGGCCCCGAACCGGATGCGTTCGCACGCGCCTTGCTCGAAGCCGAAATCGAGGCGTTCGAACCGGCACCCTCGGCACGCTCGATCATCGAATCGCTCGCTTGTGACAACTTGCTGGCCGTCTGTACGAACGGCGTCGGGGCGTGGCAACGCGAGAAGCTGCGGGCACACGAGTTACTCGATCCGTTCGATGCGGTCATCACGTCCTACGAGGCCGGGGCGCACAAACCCGACCCGCGACCTTTCCGTGCCGTCGAGGCCGAACTCGGTGCGGACCGATACGGCATGATCGGAGACGCCGACGCGGACGTCGATGGCGCCCGGAACGTGGGCTGGGACGCGATCCGATACGACGGTGGCGAGTTTCCACCGTTTCGGTCGGCGTTCGGATGGGTACAAACCGGTCGGTAG
- a CDS encoding phosphatase PAP2 family protein codes for MTQTVMAYDVLFDESTNEAIREAIPTVLVPLIERSTHLGDGATVAAIAVVMYWFSAERRRTRIFVLAVGLGALGLSTMLKGVIGRERPDPNVLAFAPEAYGGFSFPSAHALGSAAIFTMLVLTLSVGERWQRALVAAGLVGTVMLSRVVVGVHYLGDVIVGATIGVAFVLVAFRGYPHVSPERAFAAAFGLGLLGLVLGAREHSILVAGSSLGAGVTWYAVRDQDARPTGAAILALGVLTLPALFVIRAVEYVVGFGAAVGYNMVTVALGYAVVTAGVVLVPFTAERLNDRAPVVWLQSRLPFRGRQFDPTELEVPGSDIRTDD; via the coding sequence ATGACACAAACTGTCATGGCATACGACGTCCTCTTCGACGAGTCGACGAACGAGGCGATTCGGGAGGCGATTCCGACCGTCCTGGTTCCGCTCATCGAACGATCGACGCATCTGGGCGACGGAGCGACGGTCGCCGCGATCGCCGTCGTCATGTACTGGTTTAGTGCCGAGCGCCGACGAACGAGAATTTTCGTCCTCGCCGTCGGGCTGGGCGCGCTCGGTCTTTCGACGATGTTGAAGGGCGTCATCGGTCGCGAACGACCGGATCCGAACGTGCTCGCGTTCGCCCCGGAGGCCTACGGCGGGTTCAGTTTTCCGTCCGCCCACGCACTCGGGTCTGCGGCCATCTTCACGATGCTCGTACTCACGCTTTCGGTAGGCGAACGATGGCAGCGTGCGCTCGTCGCCGCCGGACTCGTCGGGACGGTCATGCTCTCGCGCGTCGTCGTCGGCGTCCACTACCTCGGCGACGTCATCGTGGGCGCCACCATCGGCGTTGCGTTCGTCCTCGTCGCGTTCCGGGGCTATCCACACGTCTCACCCGAACGGGCGTTCGCCGCCGCGTTCGGACTCGGATTGCTCGGGCTCGTCCTCGGCGCCCGCGAACACAGCATCCTCGTGGCGGGCTCGTCGCTGGGTGCCGGGGTAACCTGGTACGCGGTCAGGGACCAAGACGCCCGACCGACCGGCGCCGCAATTCTCGCGCTCGGCGTCCTGACGCTGCCCGCCCTGTTCGTCATCCGCGCGGTCGAGTACGTCGTCGGATTCGGGGCGGCGGTGGGGTACAATATGGTGACCGTCGCCCTCGGGTACGCGGTCGTCACCGCCGGGGTCGTCCTCGTTCCGTTCACCGCCGAACGGCTGAACGACCGCGCCCCCGTCGTCTGGCTCCAGTCGCGGCTGCCGTTTCGCGGCCGGCAGTTCGATCCGACCGAACTCGAGGTTCCCGGATCGGATATCCGGACCGACGATTGA
- a CDS encoding GAF domain-containing sensor histidine kinase, with amino-acid sequence MRVTDPTDIERLNQAATHFYTASSTQACYDEVIDAAVEILGHEWSVLASPVGDGERFEIKAVSAEAPLDRGDRPFTIHDGVAGRAFRQNESSTVDDVRESEHGKPVTPDLRSGLTVPVGDWGVFQAVDTTIGAYDETHVRLAELLMTHAATAIERLETEAALRTQKAELERQNERLDNVTSMISHDLRSPLNVAQGHLELARAEADSPHLADVAAAHERMDDLIEEFLAWARGGQLITDRTTVSLPEVARAAAESLSVGQCLVVDTETRIEADPDRLRQLCTNVIRNSVEHNGGRVHVGDRKTATPSGADGGPFPEGAPVTVTLGDHPDGFVITDDGSGIPPTERESVFEPGYTTSDSGTGFGLAIVGAIVDAHGWEVSLGESDDGGVRFEITGVERIE; translated from the coding sequence ATGAGAGTTACGGACCCCACCGACATCGAGCGGTTGAATCAGGCGGCGACACACTTCTACACGGCCAGTTCGACGCAGGCGTGTTACGACGAAGTGATAGACGCGGCCGTCGAAATACTCGGCCACGAGTGGTCCGTGCTGGCATCACCGGTCGGCGACGGCGAACGATTCGAGATCAAGGCGGTCTCAGCGGAGGCTCCGTTAGATCGCGGTGACCGACCGTTCACGATCCACGACGGCGTCGCTGGGCGGGCCTTTCGCCAGAATGAATCGTCGACGGTCGACGACGTCAGAGAGTCCGAACACGGGAAGCCAGTGACGCCGGACTTGCGATCCGGACTGACAGTTCCGGTCGGCGACTGGGGCGTGTTCCAGGCCGTCGACACCACCATCGGTGCCTACGACGAAACGCACGTTCGGCTGGCAGAACTGTTGATGACGCACGCGGCGACCGCGATCGAACGCCTCGAAACCGAAGCCGCGCTCAGAACGCAGAAAGCCGAACTCGAACGCCAGAACGAGCGCCTCGACAACGTCACCAGCATGATCTCACACGATCTCCGCTCTCCGCTCAACGTCGCGCAGGGTCACCTCGAACTCGCGAGGGCCGAAGCCGACTCCCCACACCTCGCAGACGTCGCCGCCGCACACGAGCGGATGGACGACCTGATCGAAGAATTTCTCGCCTGGGCTCGCGGCGGACAGCTCATCACCGACCGAACGACCGTCTCGCTCCCCGAAGTGGCCCGTGCCGCCGCGGAGTCGCTCTCGGTCGGTCAGTGTCTCGTCGTCGATACCGAAACGCGGATCGAAGCCGATCCGGACCGACTCAGACAGCTCTGTACCAACGTGATCAGAAACAGCGTCGAGCACAACGGCGGCCGGGTCCACGTCGGCGACCGAAAAACGGCGACACCGTCTGGGGCCGACGGTGGTCCGTTCCCGGAGGGCGCACCCGTCACGGTGACCCTCGGCGATCACCCTGACGGGTTCGTTATCACCGACGACGGATCCGGCATTCCGCCGACGGAACGCGAGTCAGTCTTCGAGCCGGGCTACACGACCAGCGACTCCGGAACCGGCTTCGGACTCGCGATCGTCGGGGCGATCGTCGACGCACACGGCTGGGAGGTCTCGCTGGGCGAGAGCGACGACGGTGGCGTCCGCTTCGAGATCACCGGCGTCGAACGTATCGAGTGA
- a CDS encoding rhomboid family intramembrane serine protease, giving the protein MARDGSPIVEILAIFAIVFVLQYLAALFNLAVLAGLFVLQPPIESSPWTAVTSVYAHANLSHLVSNSVAFVLFGWPVARATSRAKFHAFFLATGAVAGVSQIVVTGALASAPLVPATPTAGVLGASGAVFALLGYLLAANRLSTSLGGVVSVPRWVTAIVFVIVAGFVTVATGAPGVALVAHFTGLLFGLVAGWFRVLRV; this is encoded by the coding sequence ATGGCTCGTGACGGCAGTCCGATCGTCGAGATCCTCGCCATATTCGCGATCGTATTCGTCCTTCAGTACCTCGCGGCTCTGTTCAACCTGGCCGTCCTGGCCGGGCTGTTCGTCTTACAGCCGCCGATCGAGTCGAGTCCCTGGACGGCCGTGACGAGCGTCTACGCGCACGCGAATCTCTCACATCTCGTTTCGAATAGCGTCGCTTTCGTCCTGTTCGGCTGGCCGGTTGCACGAGCCACCTCGCGCGCGAAGTTTCACGCCTTTTTCCTCGCGACGGGAGCCGTCGCTGGCGTCTCACAGATCGTCGTCACCGGTGCGCTGGCGTCTGCGCCGCTGGTTCCGGCGACCCCGACGGCGGGCGTCTTGGGAGCTAGCGGGGCGGTATTCGCGCTGCTCGGCTACTTGCTCGCCGCGAACCGGCTCTCTACGAGCCTCGGCGGCGTCGTCAGCGTTCCCCGCTGGGTGACGGCGATCGTCTTCGTGATCGTCGCCGGATTCGTGACGGTCGCGACCGGCGCACCCGGGGTCGCTCTCGTCGCTCACTTTACGGGACTGCTGTTCGGGCTCGTCGCCGGGTGGTTCCGCGTGTTGCGCGTGTGA
- the rpsJ gene encoding 30S ribosomal protein S10, producing the protein MQQARVRLAGTSPQDLDDICDDVREIANNTGVNLSGPIPLPTKTLEVPTRKSPDGEGTATWEHWEMRVHKRLIDLDADERALRQLMRIQVPNDVSIEIVLED; encoded by the coding sequence ATGCAACAAGCACGTGTCCGTCTCGCCGGAACGAGTCCGCAGGACTTAGACGATATCTGCGACGACGTCCGCGAGATCGCGAACAACACGGGCGTCAACCTGAGCGGACCGATTCCGCTCCCGACGAAGACGCTCGAGGTGCCGACCCGCAAGTCCCCCGACGGCGAGGGGACGGCGACGTGGGAGCACTGGGAGATGCGCGTCCACAAGCGCCTGATCGATCTCGACGCCGACGAACGCGCGCTCCGTCAGCTCATGCGCATTCAGGTGCCGAACGACGTCTCGATCGAGATCGTCCTCGAGGACTGA